The Sphingobacterium bambusae genome includes a window with the following:
- a CDS encoding efflux RND transporter periplasmic adaptor subunit produces MKSYNTWWGKIFNQQMINGKHLLSLAGLIVVAVGCAEPTAEQTNDSIDSLAKSSFCLNEQLKKSTEIMTVSEQPINEQLSLSGKIEYNENDMVAFRSLLDGVVENVKFELGDYVQKGQVLATIKSTQIQDLYQQQRSQQSQIALLEKQIRTKKELAADGLLSMPEVRSAEQELEGAHIELDRIQQSLQLYRAAGSGSFQILAPKNGYIIQKSVSSGQSITAESDPIFSISNLKQVWVMVNIYANNLRYVNEGDEVKVRTIAYPDKFYTGKIDKIYNVFDDNEHVLKARVVLENQNLNLMPGLSADIIINTKNSSGEAFAIPNRAKIFSNNKEYIVLYKDDCHMEVRRIRAVAENEEYTFVKEELQEGDKIISTNALLLFEQLNP; encoded by the coding sequence ATGAAGAGTTACAATACTTGGTGGGGAAAGATTTTTAATCAGCAAATGATAAACGGTAAGCACTTATTGTCCCTAGCGGGACTTATAGTTGTTGCTGTCGGTTGTGCCGAACCGACGGCTGAACAGACGAATGATAGCATTGATTCGCTAGCGAAGAGCTCATTTTGTCTGAATGAACAATTGAAGAAATCGACGGAGATCATGACCGTTAGTGAGCAGCCGATCAATGAGCAGCTCAGTTTGTCGGGCAAGATTGAATATAATGAGAACGACATGGTCGCCTTTCGTAGCTTATTGGATGGTGTGGTGGAAAATGTAAAGTTTGAATTGGGAGATTATGTGCAGAAGGGGCAGGTGTTAGCAACCATCAAGTCAACGCAGATACAGGATCTCTATCAACAACAGCGAAGCCAACAAAGTCAGATTGCCTTATTGGAGAAGCAAATTCGCACGAAAAAAGAGCTGGCAGCGGATGGCCTGCTTAGTATGCCCGAGGTGCGAAGTGCAGAACAGGAGTTGGAAGGTGCGCATATTGAGCTAGATCGTATACAGCAAAGCTTGCAGCTGTATCGTGCTGCAGGAAGCGGCAGCTTTCAGATTTTAGCCCCTAAAAACGGATATATCATCCAGAAGTCCGTTAGCTCAGGTCAAAGTATTACAGCAGAGAGCGATCCTATCTTTTCTATATCCAATTTAAAGCAGGTGTGGGTAATGGTTAATATTTACGCGAACAATTTGCGTTACGTTAACGAAGGCGATGAAGTCAAGGTGAGAACGATCGCCTATCCCGATAAGTTTTACACGGGAAAGATCGATAAGATCTATAATGTATTTGATGATAACGAGCATGTGCTCAAAGCGCGTGTCGTGCTAGAGAATCAAAATTTAAATCTGATGCCCGGATTAAGCGCAGATATCATCATTAACACGAAAAATAGTTCGGGCGAAGCTTTTGCCATACCGAATCGAGCCAAGATTTTCAGCAACAACAAAGAATACATCGTGCTGTATAAAGACGATTGCCATATGGAGGTGCGTCGCATACGCGCGGTGGCCGAGAATGAAGAATACACTTTTGTGAAAGAAGAGCTGCAGGAGGGGGATAAGATTATCTCGACGAACGCATTGCTGCTTTTTGAGCAGTTGAATCCATAA